The DNA segment ACGATTAAATTATTAACTTAATGAGATAACGCTGGGTTTACAATACGATCCAGGATTCACTCGATCCCTTGGGTTTTCGTGTCTAAAATTATTTGTCATCACTCTTGTGCTGACTAATCCGAAGATTCAACGTCATGCAAATTTTGGTGATGGGAGGAACCCGATTTGTCGGCAGGCCTTTGGTGGCGAAGCTACTAAACCAGGGCCATGCGCTCACCCTATTTACTCGCGGAATACATCCAGTTCCCGCAGGCGTCGAGAATCTCAATGGTGACCGCAGCAATAGTCAGGGGCTCGCCGCACTTCGAGGCCGTAACTTCGATGTGATAGTTGACAGTTCTGGTCGAACACTGGACGATAGCCGTCGAGTTCTTATGGTTACCGGCGTTCCCAAGCATCGCTTTGTGTATGTGAGTTCAGCCGGGGTCTACGCCGCATCAAGCCAATGGCCACTAAATGAAGACAGCCCTACGGATCCCAAAAGCCGTCACGCTGGCAAAGCGGATACTGAAGCTTGGCTACGGGCTGAAGGTATTCCTTTCACGAGCTTTCGGCCTACTTACATCTATGGGCCGGGAAACTACAATCCAATTGAGCGTTGGTTTTTCGATCGAATTGTCTACGCCCAGCCGGTACCCCTACCCGGCGATGGTTCCACAATTACCCAACTAGGCCACGTTGACGATCTTGCGGAGGCAATGGCTCGCTGCATCGATGTGGAAGCAGCCACCAACCGCATCTATAACTGCTCAGGGAAGCGTGGTGTCACATTTAAAGGCCTGGTTCGGCTGGCCGCTCTGACCTGTGGAAAGGATCCTAATGGTGTTGAACTACGGCCTTTCAATCCCTCTAGCTTAGACTCAAAAGCGCGCAAAGCGTTTCCGCTGCGATTGAACCATTTCTTCACGGATGTCAGTCGCGCCGAGAGAGAGCTTGCCTGGAAGCCACGCTTCGACCTTGCAGCCGGTCTGCTCGACAGTTACACTAAAGATTACGCCTTGACGCCTAAGTCAACACCCGACTTTAGCCCTGACGCTAGCCTCATCGGGGTTTGAGATAATCGGCGGCAGATATCAAGGCCAGTATCCATGATAACCAAAACAGCCACCACCCTAACGCAACTAGTGTTGGTTGACCAAACCACGTAGGCGGCCAGAGCAGCAACAATAAGCTGATAAACTGAAGTGTTGTTTTAACCTTTCCACTGGTTGACGCCGGTGCACCATCATTGGCTTCAGCACGCCATCCAGAAATCAAAAGTTCACGGGCTAAAAGTGTCCATATCGCCCAGAGTGGGAAGGTCTCGCTGGTTGCCAACCAAAGAAGTGGCGCCAATAGCAATACCTTATCGGTGAGGGGATCAAGCCTGGCCCCCCAACTAGTACCACCACCGGCGCGGCGGACCAACCAGCCGTCAGCGGCATCGCTCAAACTCGCTAACAACAACAGCCACCAGGCCCCCACGATCCACCCCTGTTGTAGTGCGATAATCAGGGGAAATCCAGCAATGGCCCTGGCCAAAGTAAGAATATCGGCTAGTGAACGCAGGAAAAGAGACAACGGCGCAGAATGCATGCAAATTGTTCTGAATCATGTTCTTGCAGCTGACGAAGGTCGCCGACGTAATGACCCAACCCGTTCTCAGTGTTAGAGCCGAAACCTCGCTACAGGATGCGGTGCAGATAATTAGTGACCACCATATAAGCGGTCTTCCGGTAGTGAATGCCAATGGAGCATTGGTCGGTGAGTTGAGTGAAAAAGATTTGATGGTGCGAGAAAGCGGGATCGACGCTGGTCCGTACATAATGCTGTTAGATAGTGTGATCTATCTACGCAATCCGCTCAACTGGGATAAACAAGTGCACCAAGTACTCGGAACTACAGTTGGCGAACTGATGCAACATGACACCCATAGTTGCTCTGGGGAATTAGAATTACCAAAAGCAGCACTAATGCTGCATAACAGGGGCACGCAGCGTCTGTTTGTTCTCGACGCATCGAAACGATTGGTTGGTGTGCTCACACGAGGAGATGTAGTACGTGCTATCGCCTCCCAACAGTCTAACTAAATTAGACGCCTTCGCGAACTATAGTTGCAGTCAGGGTGAGATAATCGCGAAGAATTAAATTAAATCACCCACCTTCAGAGTTTCCACCTAATCACTCTCGATTCTGTAATACAGAAA comes from the Synechococcus sp. M16CYN genome and includes:
- a CDS encoding NAD-dependent epimerase/dehydratase family protein translates to MQILVMGGTRFVGRPLVAKLLNQGHALTLFTRGIHPVPAGVENLNGDRSNSQGLAALRGRNFDVIVDSSGRTLDDSRRVLMVTGVPKHRFVYVSSAGVYAASSQWPLNEDSPTDPKSRHAGKADTEAWLRAEGIPFTSFRPTYIYGPGNYNPIERWFFDRIVYAQPVPLPGDGSTITQLGHVDDLAEAMARCIDVEAATNRIYNCSGKRGVTFKGLVRLAALTCGKDPNGVELRPFNPSSLDSKARKAFPLRLNHFFTDVSRAERELAWKPRFDLAAGLLDSYTKDYALTPKSTPDFSPDASLIGV
- a CDS encoding CBS domain-containing protein, coding for MFLQLTKVADVMTQPVLSVRAETSLQDAVQIISDHHISGLPVVNANGALVGELSEKDLMVRESGIDAGPYIMLLDSVIYLRNPLNWDKQVHQVLGTTVGELMQHDTHSCSGELELPKAALMLHNRGTQRLFVLDASKRLVGVLTRGDVVRAIASQQSN
- a CDS encoding CDP-alcohol phosphatidyltransferase family protein; the protein is MHSAPLSLFLRSLADILTLARAIAGFPLIIALQQGWIVGAWWLLLLASLSDAADGWLVRRAGGGTSWGARLDPLTDKVLLLAPLLWLATSETFPLWAIWTLLARELLISGWRAEANDGAPASTSGKVKTTLQFISLLLLLWPPTWFGQPTLVALGWWLFWLSWILALISAADYLKPR